DNA from Lagenorhynchus albirostris chromosome 15, mLagAlb1.1, whole genome shotgun sequence:
GCCCTGCTGCAGCGGGTCCATTGCCTGCTTCCAACCAACAGGCAGGAGAGAGGGCCTCTGTTCTTCCCATCACCTCCATCCCTCCTGTCCTAGCACCTCCATTTTCAGTGTTTTCCAGCAACGGTACCGTTTACACAGTCGCCTCAGACACACCATTTCACCTCCCTTGCTGAGCTGTATAGCCTTAGAATGattgcagtgaacattgtttACACACCGTGAATCCATTCCCACCAGTCCATTCCAGTTGGCACCAGCCGGAACCATTTGGTACCTGGTGTTAACTGGAGCCCTGTTTACAAGGCGGAGTCGGGTCTCACTGACTTCTCTTCACTTGAGGTCATATTTTTCCCCTGTGGGGAAATAAACTGACTTTGGACTGCTTCAGTCTCTGCCATCTTCCATGACTGTGTCTGTTCCTGCCTTCGTCGGCAGAGTCCACAGGAGACAGGCAAGAAGATTGGAGcggttttctcacagttctgcaattctgtttttctccaaGTACATCATGACCCCCTCATCCTCCTTTTGAACTGGAGAGgggaagaaatgaaaggcatGCCCACTTCCATCACCTCCCGCCCCAATTCTCTAATCCCCACCCTGAATGTCATGAGCTTTTATCATTAGTCTTGGAATGAGGGACTCCGGTTCTAGGCTGGTGTGGATAGCAAAGGAGAGGGTGAGACCTCATTtgtctctctcctgtctcttttcCAGGAAGTTGTGGAATTGTTGGAAGAAGAGTTTTCAGAAAGTTAGGACTGGGCAGATAGTTGAGTCCTAATCTCTGGGTGTACATCATTGCCTCCCATAccaaacttttttcttctctacagtgttcctcctctctcccacttTGCAGTCCCGTGGACTCAGGCCCACTGTGCCTAGGCTTCTCTGCTCTCCATCAAAGAACTTCCATCTTCCTTTTGTGGCCCCTCTCACTTTTGCCCCCAGTACTCAGCAAGTTTCTTGCAACAAATGATTAGTTCTTCTCTTCTGACTTGTGGGGCTCCCTGCCACAGATAGCACAGCTCTTGCCCAGCTGAACCCCATCCCTGCTTCATCTCAGTTCTGCATGGGCTTCGCTCTTCCCACTCGTGGAAGGGAGGCAGCTCAGGGACCACCAGTGTGGGGCCCTCTTGAGACACTTCCACTCTGATTCAGAAACACACTCCTACCTCTTTACTGTTAACTCCTACAGATGCAGCCAGCAGTTTCTGGGCACTTCTCTCAGCAGGTGCCTCGTACTGGCTTCTCCACTAGGGTTTCAGGACAAACTACCGAGGAACTGCCTCAGCCTCTTCCCagtcctccccccctcccccttctgtcTAGAAATCACTTTGGTTTATCATCAGGAACTGAGCAGGTCCAAGACCCAGGCTTCTGCTTCAGCCCAGGCCAGTACTCTTCCTTTGAGGTGAAAGCCTTATAATGTAGCTCCCTGGCCCTTGATTGGAAGCAATGTGGAGTGAATAAGCATGTTTTAATTTAGGCAGGCTAGTTTGggataccttttaaaaaaaaagacaaaaccagaTATAAAGGTGTCTGGCAAGATTAGAATCAGAGTAGGTGATTTGCTTCTAAAAATTAGTTTCAGTGAGTCCCAGGGACTAATTAAGGTTTACTTTTAAAAGCGTCCCCTTGGTACGCAGCCACCTCCTGCATGCTGTGCATGTTATTGGGACTCGTGTATAGGAAATGGTATGTGAGGATCCAAACAGGACTCTGCTGCCATTCTCCTTGTCGTCTCTGATCTTCATCACTAGACCCAGCaaccctcacccctccctgccaccttccCTGCATCTTTCGTTTACAGAGGCAAATGGGCCTCTGGCCACAGAATATAAAGTCTTGGGCTGTTAGAAGAGTcgcctcctctttgctctttcCTGTCCCTTCCTTGAATACTCTCCCCCATTAGTGATGCTGGGAAACTCGTAGGACAGGCAAAGCAACTATTTAAAACCTTGTAACTGGGgccttgcccctcctcccctcacttCTTCCTTCCGTCctgttcctcttttcttcttccttcaatGCCCTTCCCACCCACAAGGAATTTTCCTATCACTGTGAACTTTGCTGGTGCAGAGGAACATTTgccttcaccttttttttttttttttttggaccatAGACACCCAGCCATTTCTTAAACCtccccaaaatttaaaaaaagaaaaaagtccataTTGGCCTGGTTGTTCAAAGGATAAGAATAGCTTTATCCTACTCAGTACTAAACCCACTTCAGTACCCTTACTGAGGCCATGAGAGCCTAGGGGTTTCTGCCCAGGACAGGAGCCACGGCATGTTGGCAGAGACCAAACGGGGACCAGGAAAAGGGGTGAtgttcccttcccccaccacctcCAACCTCTGTCAGCATGAGCTGCCTTGAACAGTGGCAGGCAACTCCCCCTCTGCACAGTAGCTGGTCAGGGTTGAGTGCAGTCCTGGGGGCCAGGGGATAGCATGCCCAGTTGTGTCAGCTCAGAGGATCTGTGCACATCTTAGAGATGTGAGAGGTAGGGAAAGGAATAACAATGAGGTTTTTTCCCTCACCCTTTTACAATGGCATTTTGTTAATGGAAATCTGGGAAGCAGGTGTGATTACTTCTTTTGCTCGTAGATATTGTCCTAAGTTGAAATTCTCTCACTGCCCTAAACTTTCCCCTAGTAGCCCTTTAAGTCCCCACCCCCCTTCTTTTTGGTAGCTGTTTTCTCCaccctctctccacctcctcttTATCTAGGAGCTGTTTTTAAGcacgatttttttttaacagtttataTTGTACAGGAtcaatattttgctttttaacaagGATATTTATGTAATAAGAAACTTTGCCTTAGGCAGGTGTTGGCCAGAAAAGTCCAGATTCCTCTGGGACCCCACCCTGGCCTCTCCTGGAACTCTGAACCTGCTGTGGAAGGAATTGGCTGTAACCTCACCACTGGAGAGTAGGGTCTGTGGCGAGGGAAAGGGGTGTACTGGTGTGACAGGAGAAGGATCCACCATCATAATCTAGTGCCTCTATGGAGGGGTTTGGAAGAAGCATTCCAGTTCAGTTTCTTCGGGTGTGAGCTTCCTTCCTTAGCGGGTTCTCCCCATAGTGCACCTCTCCACCTCCTACTGTTTGGCACTAGAACTCCTGAAACACCACTTCTCatacacctccctccctccttcccagtgGTCAAGGCTTTGGAGCCACTCTTTCGGAACGCCAGattatttaaagagagaaaaatacaagaCAAAACCTTCTAGCACTTTGTAAACACAGTGAATAACCTCTTGGAGTATTTTTGGCTTTATATAAAACAaggtttttaattgtaaaatataagTGCCATTAGAAAATGCACAGGGCCTATCTTTGTTAAAGTAGATTTTTCAATGTTTTGCagaattacattttcaaaaaaagtttttataatgAAGTTGTTTATTAAAAACTTCTGAATGATGTGTTTGGAAGTTGTGAACCTGTTTGATTGGGAAGGGGTAGGAGAGAGCTTGAAGAAGAACTGGAATCCAGACATCTTTAGCATCCAAGGGGATGATGAGTATAGGGCAGACAGTAACAACCTTTCACATTAGCACCTACAAACTTTGCACTTTGATATTAAAGATCTTTGAGGTAAGTGGCATCATGCCACCACTTAATATTTTTGGGTGCAAGAGTCTGAAAAACCAAATTGGCTTAAATGGTGAAATTTCATGTCACTGAAAATGCCAGATGAAGTGCAGTCTTGAGGTTAATATTGATCCAGCAGCTCAAACATGGTTGGCCTTAGCATTCCTGTGTTTGCCCTATCTTGTGCAGTTGTGACTTCATCCTCCAGCCCTTCAAAATGGTTTGTCCCTTTCTGTAGAAGAATGCTGCCATAATTCCAGTCATTTTCACACAGTGCTGACCACAAATGGAGAGGGACCCTTTCTGGGAGAGAGGAGTCCTTTATTCACGTAAGCGTCTCCTGTCTCACTGGCCATGATGGCATTGTGTGCCATCCCAAAACCAGTCACTATAGGCCAGTGATGACAAGGCTGAGACAAGGGTTGAAGTAGTTTCTCAAAGGAAATTTGGGGTAGTGTTAGGATGAGGAATGGATGCTGGTTgtccaagaaaaaaatgtcatccaTTGCCCAAGGCgcacagctggtaagtgacagagctaggaCCTAACCTTGACCACACTCGTGCCTACCCATTTGGTTCAGACAGACTCTTGAAAGGCCATTATGGCTTCACCTGATGTTGCTTGGCCAGTCTCCAGTGAAGATAGTCATCACTTTTCCGGGCCCCATCCTTTGTACTGAGATCCTCCTGTCCAGGGCTCAGACTGAGCTTGCCTTTCTGGGGTCTGGAGCCAGTGTTCATAGCCAAGCAGTGCAAATCACTGCAGAGACCAGCCCAAGAATTTATGGGACGTTAAGTGTTAATGTGTGTAACAGGTGCTTTATGTACAAAGGCAGTGGGCTGGCTGTTCATCTCTTTGGCCTTCTGTTTACTTGACTAACTGTCCACCCCAGTGGGTTGGATCCCTGCTAGGGCCCCAAGAGAATCCACCTTGCCCTCCAGGGGATGCATACCCAGGAGTGGGTCTGGGGGCTCAAAGCTATCTTTTCCATTGGATGGGAGGAAGCTGAAGGCCTTCTGGAGGAGGTGGCAAGGACTTCCAGGTGAGCGGGTGGGGTATTGGGTGTATTGACCTCCATGGGCCACAAGTTTGGGAGCTGAGATCACAGGAGTGCAGGTGCACTTGCAGGATCAGGGCTGCGGGGGCTGGTCCATCCAGGCTCTTACTATCTGTGCACAGACCCTGCACTTCAGACTAGAGTTCACATTTGTGAAatgtctggagcagagaaaggggtAGCCCCTAGGCCTAGGACGAGGTGAAGCCATGTCCACCCTTCAGCCTGTCAGCCCAGGAAGATCCAGCTCGTTCAGGGAAACCAGGCAGAGGCCCACTTGCTTCCTGGTtggcagcatttgggatcttccctcGCCCTTAGATCCTTCTGCTCAGACCTTGTTTCTGCCTTTCCCCACAAATATTTTGAGCACCTCTGTGTGCCTGACAATTACTATGCAAGTTTCAGTCTAGTCAGCCTCTGCAAAGGATACCTCTTGGGTCCTCTGCATATGCCTGAGTAATTTATCCTGTGAAAGCTGCCCCAAAGCCACAGTCGAGTGTGGGCATCAGCCGACTCCCACCTGTCCACCGCAGATGCGGGGAACAGTAATTGCCTGGCGTGGTGGCTCTGGGGTTGGGCCTGATCCTGGGCGCCTGCTCAGAGCTGTTCGCTGCTTGGTACACCCCTGCACTTCACCCCATTTCCACCGCCGACTCCCAGTTCTGTCTGGGCGCCCGCAGTCGCATCCCCACCGGGCAGCCCCCTGCCACTCCACCAGGCGCCTAGTCCCAAGACAGCCGGGGAACCCTTGCGAATCACATCCGTAAAAGCGTCGGGGCGCAAGGGGCGGGGCGAGCCCCGTAGGAGAAAATCGGGCCTCCCTGCCTACTACCCGCGGTCCCGCTGGGGTCGCTGCCAGCCATCCAGCCGCCCCTCTCGCTGAACCCGCAGTATCGCCCGCGCGCCCCGAGCCCCTCCAGGCCAGAGGCTCCCGCAGGTGATGGCGGACGAGGGTGCGGGGGGCCTGGAAACCGCCGCGCGCCCGGTCACCGCGTCTGGGGCCCAAGAGGCTGGGGGACGCGGGTATCCCGACCCCGCAGCCCGCCCAGGGACCATCCTACCTTCCCCGGGGGGCCGGGAAGCGGCCTCCGCGGCCACTGGCCTGAGCCCAGAAAACGGCCTTTTCGGGGACGGAGGCCCAGAAACCTGTGGCGCAGAAGGGTGGGAGGCTCGGGCTGGAGCCGGCGGGAAGGCAGAGGAAGTGACGACTGGGGAGGGCGCCATCTTCATGGAGGAGGCGGAACGGGAGGTGGGGAAGCAGCCTGTGGGAGAGGAGATGGAGGTGGCCGAGAAGCTGGTGCGGGGGGAGAAGCTGGAGGTGGGAGCGGAGGCGCAGCAAGGCCCGGGGCCCCTGAACTTTGGTGGCCCAGTTGTGGACCCGCTGGAAGCCATCCAGTGGGAGCTGGAGGCCGTGAGTGCCCAGGCAGGCAGGGCCTACCTGCGGCTGGAGCGCAGGTTTGGGCGCATGCACCGGTTGCACCTAGCCCGAAGGAGCTTCATCATCCAGAATATTCCTGGCTTCTGGGTCACCACCTTCCTGAACCACCCGCAGCTGTCAGCCATGATCAGCCCCCGAGGCGAAGACATGCTCTGCTACCTGATGAATTTGGAAGTGAGGGAGCACAGGCACGCCAGGACGGGCTGCAAGTTCAAGTTCAGTTTTTGGAGCAACCCCTACTTCCGGAACAAGGTGATAGTGAAGAAGTATGAGTGCAGATCCTTAGGCCGGGTGGTGTCAATTGCAAGTCGCATTTGCTGGCCCTGGGGCCAGGAACCTCCAACTCTGGTACACAGGAACCGGGACACCATCCACAGCTTCTTCAGCTGGTTCTCAAAGCACAGCCTCCCGGAGGCCGACAGGGTCGCCCAGATTATTAAAGAGGACCTGTGGCCCAACCCCCTGCAGTACTACCTGCTCTGGGATAGGCCCCACAGAGCCAGGCAAGGCCTAGCAAGGTGGCCCACAGAGGCCCCTCCTAGGCCCTATGGGTTCCAGTCTGGCTAAGTCCTGCCCTGGGACCTGGCCCCTACACAAGACTCCTTTCTGCCTCCTGGGGACCTGGGCTTAGGCCAGCCATGGCACTCTGCTGTCTGCTTTCTGTTCCATGTACTCTGACCCCTTTGGACTTCAGTGGACTCAGCTCTGAGACTGTGGCCTTCATGGCCACGCTCTTCTGTTTCCATGTAGGCTCCATGCATCACATGACTGTCACATGCCACAGTGTCTACCCAAGCACCCAGCGCTGTGGACAGGTACTACCATCATCTTCATGGCCCTGGACCTGTCTTTGATCATggccttccacccattttttttttttttttgcggtacgcgggcctctcactgttgtggcctctcccgttgcggaacacaggctctggacacgcaggctcagcggccatggctcacagacccagccgctccgcagcatgtgggatcttcctggactgaggcacgaacccgcgtcccctgcatcaacaggcggactctcaaccactgcgccaccagggaagccccaccacccATTTTTTACATGGGCACCCACAGGTCATCACTAGGAGGACCAGTGCCTCTTTGAGGCCTACTCCTTCAAGGCCACAGCATGCCAGGCTTCATACTTATGCTGACCCCACACCTGTCTGTGGCAAGCTGAGTCTTGTCACCCAAGAGGAAGTGGGTGCATTTGGTCAGCCAGACTTGGACATTCCAGGACCTCAGGACCACAGGCCAGGCTAATGGACTGTTGGGCATCTAGCAGAATGGGCATGGGGTGAGGTCAAGGACATGAAGCAGTGGGCAGTGCATTCTTTGTGATCACACTGCTCTTCTTACCCCTGTGTTGGTCCTGCCTCCCGACCTGCTACTGACTTTTGAAGGTCTGTGTCCTACCTGTGTGTGGTCATCGCCCTTCTCATGAGTTTCACCCAGGTTGCCAGCGACCTTGTTGCCTGCTCCCAGGTCTATAAGGACCTCAAGAACTGCCTGTGAACCCAGGTgggccacctgccaatgcacaaGAGCTCCCCAAACCCCAGGAACTCTGCCACGCTGGCATATCTGGGCATGCACTTAAGGCAGGGGCAGTAATGGAGTCCCTTCCAGAAACCTACCTTCCTGAGCTCCAGTCACTGGACTCACACAGAACCCAACTCCCCTGTCTCCACTTGTTTTTAGGCGGCCAGCTTGGGGGTGCTGGAGAGGGGGTGTTTCTGGTCGTGAGGCCTTTCTCCACCTGCCGAGATCTcacatgtttgtttttattttctttaaagtgatAGCTCAGAAACAAAATAACTGAAGAAGCAAGGTTTTTTACAAACAGCTGAGGAGACAGGCTTTCTTGTTGAATTTGCCTCTCCGATTGTCTCCAGAGAGGGAGGCTTGTCCTCTAGCTTGGCGGAGCTCTCTTGCCCCCTCTGCTCCAGTGCCCTGTCCCCCTCAGCAATGGGGGACAGCACAGGGCCCCTGAGCAGAGACACCAGGAGCTCCGGGCCCGCAGGGATAGCACATTGTTTTGTTTCGTGCTGTGTTCTTGGAGACTAACTTTAGCTCCAACTCTACTTTCTTCTCCTTTCGCCGGGTCCAAACCCTCATGGGATCCTGTTAGTACAGGAGCTTAGCCGTGCCCCACTCCTGAGACCCCCTAAGACAGTTTTTTTGGGCTGTCTCCATCTCATTTTGGGGGAATGACCATACCCAGGTCCCTTCCCATGGAAGGGCTTCTCTTCTGCTCCCGAGGACCTGGGGAGACCTTAACACAAAATAAAGGGGGGGGGCTGCTCTCGGCAGGGGCGTGCAAGAGAAGTTGGAGCCAGCTGGGAAGACAGGGATGGAGGAGGGCCTGCAAGGTGCAGGGAGGGGAGCCCCCGAATCTTCTTAACTTTTTTGATTCACCAActgatcttttaattttttaatatttttttccttttatttttttaaatttatttttatttgattattccAGTTTCTAAAAATTTTGATGGTCAACCCTATTGAGgaaatttgtagattttttttaacatctttattgcagtataattgctttacaatggtgtgttagtttctgctttataacaaagtgaatcagctatacatatacgtatatccccatatcccctccctcttgtgcctccctcccaccctccctatcccacccctctaggtggtcacaaagcaccgagctgatctccctgtgctatgcagctgcttcccactagctatctagtgggatatatatgtcattgccactctctcacttcgtcccagcttaccattcccactccccatgtcctcaagtccattctctacgtctgcgtgtagtttttttttttaattaatttttattggagtatggttgctttacaatgttgtgttagcctccactgcacaacaaaatgaatcagccatacacatacagatatcccctcccttctggacttccctcccatttaggttaccacagtgcattaggtaagagttccctgtgctatactgtatgtccccatcagttgtctattttatac
Protein-coding regions in this window:
- the LOC132505329 gene encoding putative testis-specific Y-encoded-like protein 3, with the protein product MADEGAGGLETAARPVTASGAQEAGGRGYPDPAARPGTILPSPGGREAASAATGLSPENGLFGDGGPETCGAEGWEARAGAGGKAEEVTTGEGAIFMEEAEREVGKQPVGEEMEVAEKLVRGEKLEVGAEAQQGPGPLNFGGPVVDPLEAIQWELEAVSAQAGRAYLRLERRFGRMHRLHLARRSFIIQNIPGFWVTTFLNHPQLSAMISPRGEDMLCYLMNLEVREHRHARTGCKFKFSFWSNPYFRNKVIVKKYECRSLGRVVSIASRICWPWGQEPPTLVHRNRDTIHSFFSWFSKHSLPEADRVAQIIKEDLWPNPLQYYLLWDRPHRARQGLARWPTEAPPRPYGFQSG